The Candidatus Accumulibacter similis genome has a segment encoding these proteins:
- a CDS encoding transglycosylase SLT domain-containing protein: MKASCLGCAALMRQGAILFCGLLSLAAPSFAAAAGLAAKESEAERRLALRKEALAHEHGEGVPRDYARAVKLYCEGARLGDPEAQFNLGWMYANGRGIERDDSRAAYFFALAARQGHEQSQRMQRFVGEPVATVPDCMRGIALFDDGKDVLVPITEMQKKVVGLVQQLAPEYGVSPRLALAVIRTESNFNPSALSNKNAQGLMQLIPDTAARFNVRQPFDPEQNLRGGLAYLRWLLAYFEGDVSLVAAAYNAGEGAVNRYRGVPPYAETQGYVKRIIGIFKRDDHPYDAKVTTPSPELPRIRSTRGV, translated from the coding sequence ATGAAAGCTTCCTGTCTTGGTTGTGCCGCCCTGATGCGCCAGGGTGCGATCCTCTTCTGCGGTTTGCTGAGTCTTGCCGCGCCGTCGTTTGCTGCCGCTGCCGGACTGGCGGCGAAGGAGTCCGAGGCCGAGCGCCGGCTGGCGCTGCGCAAGGAGGCGCTGGCACACGAGCATGGCGAGGGCGTGCCGCGCGATTACGCACGCGCCGTCAAGCTCTATTGCGAGGGCGCACGGCTGGGTGACCCCGAGGCACAGTTCAACCTCGGCTGGATGTACGCCAACGGCCGCGGCATCGAGCGTGACGATTCGCGCGCTGCCTACTTCTTTGCCCTGGCTGCCCGGCAGGGGCACGAGCAGTCGCAGAGGATGCAGCGTTTCGTCGGCGAACCCGTGGCGACCGTCCCCGATTGCATGCGCGGCATCGCCCTTTTCGACGATGGCAAGGACGTTCTCGTGCCGATCACCGAAATGCAGAAGAAGGTCGTCGGTCTCGTGCAGCAGCTGGCACCGGAGTACGGCGTCAGCCCACGCCTGGCGCTGGCGGTGATCCGCACCGAATCCAATTTCAATCCCTCGGCGCTGTCGAACAAGAACGCGCAGGGGCTGATGCAGCTCATCCCCGATACGGCGGCGCGCTTCAACGTCAGGCAGCCGTTCGACCCCGAGCAGAACCTGCGCGGCGGACTGGCGTATCTGCGCTGGTTGCTCGCCTATTTCGAGGGCGACGTCAGCCTCGTTGCCGCGGCCTACAACGCGGGCGAGGGCGCGGTCAATCGCTACCGCGGCGTGCCGCCCTATGCCGAGACGCAGGGCTATGTCAAACGGATCATCGGCATCTTCAAGCGCGATGATCATCCCTACGACGCGAAGGTGACCACGCCATCACCGGAATTGCCGCGCATCCGCTCGACGAGGGGAGTCTAG
- a CDS encoding trypsin-like peptidase domain-containing protein yields MRHLLAAAAVVVGLLVLAGRAAAELPDVIERVKPSVVVVGTQQLTRSPQFVMRGTGFVVGDGRTVATNAHVLPAAIDEAAGEKLVILVRLADAKAQQRPARVVAVDKGHDLALLRIDGPLLPALTLHEAEPVREGQAVAFTGFPIGGALGLSPVTHRGIISAITPIVLPGANARELNARVVQQIRAGSFDIYQLDATAYPGNSGGPLFDASRGEVLGIINMVFVKENKESVLSKPSGISFAIPVRFLRDLLQKGGP; encoded by the coding sequence CTGCGCCACCTGCTTGCCGCAGCCGCAGTCGTCGTCGGCCTGCTGGTCCTCGCCGGCAGGGCGGCAGCCGAGCTGCCCGATGTCATCGAGCGGGTCAAGCCGTCGGTGGTCGTCGTCGGCACGCAGCAGCTGACGCGCAGCCCGCAGTTCGTCATGCGCGGCACGGGATTCGTCGTCGGCGACGGGCGTACGGTGGCAACCAACGCGCACGTGCTCCCGGCAGCCATCGACGAGGCAGCCGGCGAGAAGCTGGTGATCCTCGTCCGGCTCGCCGATGCCAAGGCGCAGCAGCGGCCGGCCAGGGTCGTTGCCGTGGACAAGGGCCACGACCTCGCGCTGCTGCGCATCGACGGCCCGCTGCTGCCGGCCCTGACGCTGCACGAAGCGGAGCCGGTACGCGAAGGGCAGGCGGTCGCCTTCACCGGCTTTCCCATCGGCGGCGCCCTCGGGCTGTCGCCGGTCACGCATCGCGGCATCATTTCGGCGATCACGCCGATCGTCCTGCCGGGGGCCAATGCCCGCGAACTGAACGCCCGCGTCGTGCAGCAGATCAGGGCCGGCAGTTTCGACATCTATCAGCTCGACGCGACGGCGTACCCGGGCAACAGCGGTGGTCCGCTCTTCGATGCCAGTCGCGGCGAGGTGCTCGGCATCATCAACATGGTCTTCGTCAAGGAGAACAAGGAATCGGTCCTCAGCAAGCCGTCCGGGATCAGCTTCGCCATTCCCGTGCGCTTCCTGCGGGACCTGCTGCAGAAGGGCGGCCCGTAG
- a CDS encoding ATP-dependent DNA helicase encodes MTALLAEVFSASGPLAAAVPGYRPRPQQLELAESIAAAMAGNRVLVAEAGTGTGKTYAYLVPALLSGGKVIVSTGTRNLQDQLFARDIPTIRKALGLPVKVALLKGRANYLCHHHLARSLADGRFLTREDAAWAQRIARFARTTRSGDKAECVDVPENATVWPLVTSTRDNCLGQECPHHKECFVLAARREALAADVVVVNHHLFFADVMLRDEGTAELLPACNTVIFDEAHQLPEVASLFFGDSVSTAQLLELARDAQSEGLAAARDCLDLPRLCSRLEKDVRDLRLTLPLEPARHALPQLTARAGFADALATVIAAVEALAGLLETQAQRGEVLDNCWRRASDLLQRLQAWQSGSNDDFVRWAETYTHALQLNATPLAIAGIMQKQMSGHPRAWIFTSATLAVQNDFGHYCSEMGLVDAASARWESPFDYPRQALLYAPRNLPDPNGADHAEAVVGAAWPVLRASGGRAFFLCTSLRAMRRVHELLADRLARDGLELPLLLQGEQGKNELLERFRRLGNAILIGSQSFWEGVDVRGDALSLVVIDKLPFAPPDDPVLSARIERLRSEGRNAFLEYQLPRVVINVKQGAGRLIRDESDRGVLMICDPRLITKTYGKRIWRSLPPMQRTRELAEAVAFFSAATGAAGR; translated from the coding sequence ATGACCGCCTTGCTTGCCGAAGTCTTTTCCGCCTCCGGGCCGCTTGCCGCGGCGGTTCCCGGTTATCGCCCGCGGCCGCAGCAGCTCGAACTCGCCGAAAGCATCGCCGCCGCCATGGCGGGCAACCGCGTGCTCGTCGCCGAAGCCGGTACCGGTACCGGCAAGACCTATGCCTACCTCGTTCCCGCGCTGCTTTCGGGTGGCAAGGTGATCGTGTCCACGGGGACGAGAAACCTGCAGGACCAGCTCTTTGCGCGCGACATTCCGACGATCCGCAAGGCGCTCGGTCTGCCGGTCAAGGTTGCCCTGCTCAAGGGGCGCGCCAACTACCTCTGCCACCATCATCTCGCGCGCTCGCTCGCCGATGGCCGTTTTCTCACGCGCGAAGACGCCGCCTGGGCGCAGCGCATCGCCCGTTTTGCCCGCACGACGCGCAGCGGCGACAAGGCCGAATGTGTCGACGTTCCCGAGAATGCGACGGTGTGGCCGCTGGTCACCTCGACGCGCGACAACTGCCTGGGCCAGGAATGTCCGCACCACAAGGAGTGCTTCGTCCTCGCCGCCCGCCGTGAGGCGCTGGCGGCAGACGTGGTGGTGGTCAACCATCACCTCTTCTTCGCCGACGTGATGCTGCGCGACGAAGGTACGGCAGAACTCCTGCCGGCGTGCAACACGGTGATCTTCGATGAGGCCCACCAGTTGCCCGAGGTCGCCAGCCTGTTCTTCGGTGACAGCGTATCGACCGCGCAACTCCTCGAACTCGCTCGTGACGCGCAGAGCGAAGGGTTGGCGGCGGCCCGCGACTGTCTCGACCTGCCGCGCCTGTGCAGCCGCCTGGAGAAGGATGTGCGCGACCTGCGACTGACGCTGCCGCTCGAACCGGCGCGTCATGCACTGCCGCAGCTCACCGCACGGGCCGGATTCGCCGACGCGCTGGCGACCGTGATCGCTGCCGTCGAGGCACTGGCCGGTCTGCTCGAGACGCAGGCGCAGCGCGGCGAGGTACTCGACAACTGCTGGCGCCGCGCGAGCGATCTGCTGCAGCGCCTGCAAGCGTGGCAGAGTGGCAGCAACGACGACTTCGTCCGCTGGGCGGAAACCTACACCCACGCGCTGCAGCTCAACGCAACGCCGCTGGCGATCGCCGGCATCATGCAGAAACAGATGAGCGGGCATCCGCGGGCCTGGATCTTCACTTCCGCGACGCTCGCCGTGCAGAACGACTTCGGCCACTACTGCTCGGAGATGGGACTGGTCGATGCCGCGTCGGCGCGCTGGGAGAGTCCGTTCGATTACCCGCGCCAGGCGCTGCTCTACGCGCCGCGCAATCTGCCCGACCCGAACGGTGCCGACCATGCCGAGGCGGTCGTCGGTGCCGCGTGGCCGGTACTGCGCGCGAGCGGCGGACGCGCCTTCTTCCTGTGTACCTCGCTGCGGGCGATGCGCCGGGTACACGAACTGCTCGCCGACCGGCTGGCCCGCGACGGGCTCGAGCTGCCGCTGCTGCTGCAGGGCGAGCAGGGCAAGAACGAGTTGCTCGAGCGCTTTCGCCGTCTCGGCAACGCGATCCTCATTGGCAGCCAGAGTTTCTGGGAAGGGGTGGACGTGCGCGGCGATGCGCTGTCGCTGGTGGTCATCGACAAGCTGCCGTTCGCGCCACCGGACGACCCGGTGCTGTCGGCGCGCATCGAGAGGCTGCGCAGCGAAGGCCGCAACGCCTTCCTCGAGTACCAGTTGCCACGGGTCGTGATCAACGTCAAGCAGGGGGCCGGCCGGCTGATTCGCGACGAGAGCGATCGCGGCGTGCTGATGATCTGCGATCCGCGCCTGATCACCAAGACCTACGGCAAGCGCATCTGGCGCAGCCTGCCGCCGATGCAGCGAACGCGCGAGCTGGCCGAAGCGGTGGCCTTCTTCAGCGCCGCGACGGGCGCCGCCGGCCGATGA
- the mobB gene encoding molybdopterin-guanine dinucleotide biosynthesis protein B produces MKIFGITGYSGAGKTTLVERMLPQMIGRGLRTSVLKHAHHDFDIDRPGKDSFRHRQAGAGEVLLANASRWVLMHELRGAPEPTLAEYAARFSPCDLLLVEGFKHEAIPRLEVHRPATGRPALWPQQPQIVAVASDQAAPAELPAGLFWLDLNDVPTIVTFILDHLQLTGEADAVL; encoded by the coding sequence ATGAAGATCTTCGGCATCACCGGCTACTCGGGTGCCGGCAAGACGACGCTGGTCGAGCGCATGCTGCCGCAGATGATCGGGCGCGGCCTGCGGACCTCGGTCCTGAAGCACGCGCATCATGATTTCGACATCGATCGCCCGGGCAAGGACTCGTTTCGCCACCGCCAGGCAGGGGCCGGCGAAGTGCTGCTCGCCAACGCTTCGCGCTGGGTGCTGATGCACGAACTGCGCGGTGCGCCTGAGCCGACGCTCGCCGAATATGCGGCCCGTTTCTCGCCCTGTGATCTGCTTCTGGTCGAGGGTTTCAAGCACGAGGCGATTCCCCGGCTCGAGGTCCATCGGCCGGCCACCGGCAGGCCGGCGCTCTGGCCACAGCAGCCACAGATCGTCGCCGTCGCCTCCGACCAGGCCGCGCCGGCGGAGCTGCCGGCCGGGCTGTTCTGGCTCGACCTGAACGACGTGCCGACGATCGTCACTTTCATCCTCGATCATCTTCAACTAACCGGTGAAGCCGATGCTGTCCTTTGA